The sequence below is a genomic window from Tissierellales bacterium.
GTCTTTTATTTCTTCGCTCATTTCTATATCATCTGGCCATTCTCTTTTATGCCCTTCTGATGGCCATTTCTTAGTAGCATCTATTCCCAGTCTATGACCATAAAAAGCTGTATCCGAAGCGTGATCTAACGCATCTAATGGTCCTTCTGATACAATCAAATCTCTCTTTGCATCTATATTGTTAAACACCTTCCATGCTACAGTAGACACATCGTGAGGATCGACGTTTTCATCAACTATTATTATCATCTTTGTATACATCATCTGCCCCATTCCCCAAAGTCCTTGCATGACTTTAAAAGCATGCTTTGGAAAACTCTTTTTAATAGATACTATAACGCAGTTGTGGAATACTCCCTCTAGAGGAAAATTCATTTCAACAATCTCTGGCATCTGAACCTTTATAAGAGGAAGGAAAATCCTCTCTGTAGCTTTTCCAAGATAACAATCTTCCATAGGTGGCTTTCCAACAATAGTTGTAGGATATATAGGATTTTTCTTTCTAGTGATTTTCTCTAAATGAAATACAGGATAATCGTCAGCTAAAGAATAGTAACCTGTATGATCTCCAAATGGTCCTTCTCTTCTGATTTCATCTAAATCTACATAACCCTCTAGTATAAACTCTGCGTTTGCAGGTACTTGCAAATCATTTGTGACACATTTTACAGTTTCAACAGAAGCATTTCTAAGGAAACCTGCAAATATTAATTCATCTATCATCTTTGGAAGAGGAGCTGTTGCCGAATAAATTATAGCTGGATCGCACCCAATCGCTACCGATACAGGCATTTTCTTATAACCAAGAGCTCTATATTTGTTATAAATTTCACGACCATCCTTATGCAAATGCCAGTGCATACCTGTAGTCTTCTTATCGTAAACCTGCATTCTGTACATTCCCATATTTTGCTGTCCCGTCTCAGGATCTTTAGTTATGACAAGTGGAAGCGTTATATATTTGCCTCCATCTTGTGGCCAACATTTTAGTATTGGAAGTTTATCTAAATTGGGCTCTTCAACTACTTCTTGACAAACTCCTCTCTTAACTTTTCTAGGAAAAACTTTCGCAAGTCTAGTAAGTTTTGGCACTGATTTTACCTTATCCATAAGAGTTATATAATTGCTCATATCCATAAAATCCAATATAGTATCTGCTATATCATCTAAATTTTCTACCTCTAGTCCCATATTCAGTCTTTCATATGTTCCTAGTGCATTTATCAAAAGCGGAAATTCTGATCCTTTTACCTTATTGAATAAAAGTCCCTTTCCATACTCTTTCGAAACTCTATCTGCAATCTCTGTGATTTCTAAATCAGCATCAACTTCTACATTTATTTCTGCTAATTCATTTTCTTCTCTGAGCTTGTCTACGAAAGCTCTCAAATCTTTATAAGCCATTTTTTCACCTCTAGTATGTTCTATCAACTAAGCGCTCAACAATTTCAAGTAACAATTTTCTTTCACCATCATTTGACTTTGGAAGTTTTTTGATAAGTTTTACAGCCTTTTTAACATATCTATCAAAAATAGCTTCTGCCTCTTTCAAAGTCTCTTCATCGCAAATATTCCCATCAAATTTATCAATCTCACCATCTGCAAGTGCTTCTAATTTTTTGTACATCATACCTGTTTTATCTTTTTTAAGCCCAAGTATAATTGGTAGCGTATAATACCCCTTCAATAAGTCAGCTTGAGTATTCTTGCCTACCGTTTCAACATCTCCTGTAAAATCAAGTAGATCGTCCTTTATTTGAAATGCAACTCCAATATTGTAACCTATCTTTTCAAGCAAATTACATGTCTTGTCATCACAACCTGATTCTGATGCTCCTATATAGAGACTAAGTGCGAATAATGCTGCTGTTTTTCCACTAATCACTCTTATATAATCTAGCATAGATACTGATTTAGAATACCTTATAGTATATTGAAGTATCTCTCCTTGACAAATATTGTCTACAGATTTTAAAAATCGCTTTATATGATTCTTATTTAAGTCATACTCAGCTAACAACATCATAGCCCTCATCAAAAGAAAATCTCCAGTATACACAGCATAATCTTTTCCAAGTTTAGACTGAAGTGTTTGAGCTCCTCTTCTAAGTTTTGCCTCATCAACTATATCATCGTGAACTAAAGTAGCTAAATGAAACATTTCAATGCTGGCAGCTAGCGCCTTTGCTTTTTTTTCATCTATCTCTCCAAAATTTGATCCAATTAACACAAAAGCGGCCCTCAACATCTTCCCCTGATTTTGAACCACAGGAGTCAACACTTCTCTAAAAGAAGCATTTGGTGTCTGGACTGCTCTCTCTATCTCATTATTGATCTCATTTAATTGTCTTTCTATTTCTGGGTAATCGCTCCAAAAACTATGCATATAACCTTCCCCACCTTTAAAATTCCTCTTTAAAAACATTGCCCCTAATCAATCTCTAAGTATTTCAAAACGCCTGCTTTAAAGCAGGCGTTTCCATATTTAATTGATTTTACTTTAATCCGTATACAAATACCACTTCTTGGCAAAGCCAACCTTCTTCCAGTGACGTTTCAAGAATGGTAATACATAATAATCCATACCAAATGTTGATCCTGAACCGCCTATTAATGCTACTCCACCTGCAAGATACCAAAGCATCTCAGTTGGTGCCATACCTGATGACCAAATAGCCATACCAAGTAAAACAGTTCCTATAGACGACAATGCTGTAAATAAACCAACTATAAGTAGTATACCAAATGTAAGCTCACAAAGCACTATCATAGCTTGGAATATAGATGCCATCGGTGTAAAACTACCGTCTACATTGTAGAACATCAAGTTCATAGACCAGTCAACTATATTTTGAATAAATTCTGGAACTGGTAACGCTTGAACAGCCTCTACTGCATGCTCTGCAGATTCTGCTGCCTGACTAGCTCCTGCAACTGCATCCATCTTGCTTGGCAATAAGAAAATATTGCTAGGATCATTTAATATAGATGGAACTTTTGCAAGTCCTTCTGTAAGCCATTTAAATCCTACAAACAATCTAAGTGGCACTAACCAGAAATTAGGTGATGATTTTGCAAAGTGTCCACCAAACATCGATCTATTGTTCTTAACATGGAAAAATTCATGCATTAAATAAGTCCAGCATTTGTTAAATCCTGCTACTTGGAAGAAATAAACCACATTTATAAAATGCTTTACAAACATAGCTAGGAATCCTGATAAACCGAAGAATTTATCTGGCTTTCCTAAATGAGCTACTCCATAACGTCCGCCAATACAGACCATCGCTCCATGGAACTCTGGCTCGTAATCTGAAAGCTCCTCGCCCTTTATCTTAGCTGTTACATTATTTGCCACTAATTTAGCTGAATGCTCTGCATTTTCAACCATCTGCGGAACTGGTCTTTCGGCTCCCTTTGGAATATAAAACACGTTGTCTCCAACTACGAATACATCTTCATGCTCTACTGATTGTAGATGTGAATTAGCAACTAATCTATTTCTACCATTCTTTTCAGTTTCAACATTTTCCATAATTTCAGAACCTTCAACACCTGCTGCCCAAATTACAGTATTCGATGCTATCTTTGTTCCATCCTTTAATATTACAAAATCTTCTCCAACTTCTACAACGCCTGTACCAGTCATAAGCTCTACGCCTAACTTTTCTAAACGTTTCTCTGATTTCTTAATAAGCTTTATAGGGAATATAGGTAAAATTGTAGGAAGCACATCAACTACTTTAAGTGAAACTTCCTCTTTTGGAATATAAAACTCTTTGCAAAGCTGATCTTTCCACTCGCCTAATTCACCAATCATCTCTACTCCAGTAAATCCACCACCAACAACTACGAAACTAAGAAGCTTTTTTCTCTCTTCCGCATTTGGTGTCTTCGCTGCCAATCTAAACATACTTAATATGTGGTGTTTCAAATTAACTGCATCTTCAAATGACCAAAGAGTCTTAGCATACTCCTTTGCACCCTTTGTTCCGAAAAATGTTGGTTTTGAACCTGAACCTACAACCAACACATCATAATTGTATTTTTCTTTTTCTGAAACTAATTGCTTGTTTTTAAAGTCAATATCTTTGATTTCATCTAAAACCACATCAACCTTACGCTTTGCAAAAATCTTCTTCAAGTCGATTCTGATAGAATCTTCTGGCGCTCTATTTGCAGCCACCTCGTGAAGCTCTGTAAGTAACGTGTGATAAGGTTTTTTGTCTATCAATGTAATCTTTACAGATTCATCTTTTTTGAACTTCTTAGCAAGCTTTTTTGCTGTTAAAACCCCGCCGTATCCTCCACCAAGCACAACAATATGCTTAGATTTATCATTGGATATACTCATACTTTCTCCTCCTTTTAAAAATGACCCTTTTGCTTGTGATATTCTTATCATAATACAGGTATCATATCATAGAAAAGTTCGTCAAAAACATATCAACATAATTTGGTCATTAGATGCGGCCTTACTTTTATTTTGTTCATATTGTTC
It includes:
- a CDS encoding menaquinone biosynthesis decarboxylase, with translation MAYKDLRAFVDKLREENELAEINVEVDADLEITEIADRVSKEYGKGLLFNKVKGSEFPLLINALGTYERLNMGLEVENLDDIADTILDFMDMSNYITLMDKVKSVPKLTRLAKVFPRKVKRGVCQEVVEEPNLDKLPILKCWPQDGGKYITLPLVITKDPETGQQNMGMYRMQVYDKKTTGMHWHLHKDGREIYNKYRALGYKKMPVSVAIGCDPAIIYSATAPLPKMIDELIFAGFLRNASVETVKCVTNDLQVPANAEFILEGYVDLDEIRREGPFGDHTGYYSLADDYPVFHLEKITRKKNPIYPTTIVGKPPMEDCYLGKATERIFLPLIKVQMPEIVEMNFPLEGVFHNCVIVSIKKSFPKHAFKVMQGLWGMGQMMYTKMIIIVDENVDPHDVSTVAWKVFNNIDAKRDLIVSEGPLDALDHASDTAFYGHRLGIDATKKWPSEGHKREWPDDIEMSEEIKDMVDKRWNEYGIK
- a CDS encoding polyprenyl synthetase family protein, with translation MHSFWSDYPEIERQLNEINNEIERAVQTPNASFREVLTPVVQNQGKMLRAAFVLIGSNFGEIDEKKAKALAASIEMFHLATLVHDDIVDEAKLRRGAQTLQSKLGKDYAVYTGDFLLMRAMMLLAEYDLNKNHIKRFLKSVDNICQGEILQYTIRYSKSVSMLDYIRVISGKTAALFALSLYIGASESGCDDKTCNLLEKIGYNIGVAFQIKDDLLDFTGDVETVGKNTQADLLKGYYTLPIILGLKKDKTGMMYKKLEALADGEIDKFDGNICDEETLKEAEAIFDRYVKKAVKLIKKLPKSNDGERKLLLEIVERLVDRTY
- a CDS encoding FAD-dependent oxidoreductase — its product is MSISNDKSKHIVVLGGGYGGVLTAKKLAKKFKKDESVKITLIDKKPYHTLLTELHEVAANRAPEDSIRIDLKKIFAKRKVDVVLDEIKDIDFKNKQLVSEKEKYNYDVLVVGSGSKPTFFGTKGAKEYAKTLWSFEDAVNLKHHILSMFRLAAKTPNAEERKKLLSFVVVGGGFTGVEMIGELGEWKDQLCKEFYIPKEEVSLKVVDVLPTILPIFPIKLIKKSEKRLEKLGVELMTGTGVVEVGEDFVILKDGTKIASNTVIWAAGVEGSEIMENVETEKNGRNRLVANSHLQSVEHEDVFVVGDNVFYIPKGAERPVPQMVENAEHSAKLVANNVTAKIKGEELSDYEPEFHGAMVCIGGRYGVAHLGKPDKFFGLSGFLAMFVKHFINVVYFFQVAGFNKCWTYLMHEFFHVKNNRSMFGGHFAKSSPNFWLVPLRLFVGFKWLTEGLAKVPSILNDPSNIFLLPSKMDAVAGASQAAESAEHAVEAVQALPVPEFIQNIVDWSMNLMFYNVDGSFTPMASIFQAMIVLCELTFGILLIVGLFTALSSIGTVLLGMAIWSSGMAPTEMLWYLAGGVALIGGSGSTFGMDYYVLPFLKRHWKKVGFAKKWYLYTD